From a single Callithrix jacchus isolate 240 chromosome 5, calJac240_pri, whole genome shotgun sequence genomic region:
- the SCAND1 gene encoding SCAN domain-containing protein 1, which yields MRLENARGRRFREPARCFRGLVRRLGHREARDFRFRLPQALRWCRRSAEPIAAGQRVTPGAAGVMAATEPILAATGSPAAVPPEKSEGACSSSDRERISVGSSLPEASPPAPEPSSSNAAVPEAIPTPRAAVSAAPELPLGPAPLSIAPQAEAGARSPPGPTGSRPGPETFRQRFRQFRYQDAAGPREAFRQLRELSRQWLRPDIRTKEQIVEMLVQEQLLAILPEATRARRIRRRTDVRITG from the exons ATGCGACTCGAGAACGCTAGAGGGCGCCGTTTCCGGGAGCCCGCGCGCTGCTTCCGGGGTCTCGTACGCCGACTTGGACACAGAGAAGCCAGAGACTTTCGCTTCCGGCTGCCGCAGGCCCTTCGCTGGTGCAG ACGCAGTGCTGAGCCCATAGCTGCCGGACAAAGAGTGACGCCCGGAGCAGCCGGAGTTATGGCGGCGACCGAGCCGATCTTGGCGGCCACTGGGAGTCCCGCGGCGGTGCCACCGGAGAAGTCGGAAGGAGCCTGTTCGAGCTCAGACCGTGAGCGAATCTCCGTGGGCTCCTCGCTGCCAGAGGCCTCACCGCCTGCCCCCGAGCCTTCCAGCTCCAACGCCGCGGTCCCCGAGGCCATCCCTACGCCTCGGGCTGCGGTCTCCGCAGCCCCGGAGCTGCCCCTCGGGCCTGCACCCTTGAGCATCGCGCCTCAGGCCGAAGCCGGAGCGCGctccccaccaggccccaccggCTCTAGACCCGGCCCCGAGACGTTCCGCCAGCGTTTCCGGCAGTTCCGCTACCAGGACGCGGCGGGTCCCCGGGAGGCGTTTCGGCAGCTGCGGGAGCTCTCCCGCCAGTGGCTGCGGCCTGACATCCGCACCAAGGAGCAGATCGTGGAGATGCTCGTGCAAGAGCAGCTGCTTGCCATCCTGCCGGAGGCGACGCGGGCCCGGCGGATCCGCCGCCGCACGGATGTGCGCATCACTGGCTGA